TATTGACATTAGGGATATTGCCCATTACAAAAGGCTTATCGTTATAAAGAATAGCACCAGGGCTTCCAGTGGTGGAAGTGGCTTCCAAATTACCATTCACATATAACTTAGCTATACCTGTCGTCTCATCATAAGTAGCAGCCACGTGGTACCAAGTGCCAGTCTGCAACACAGTTGTACCTTGAATGTTTTTTTCGCTTGTGCTACCTGCCGTATAATAAGTAAAACTTACTTTTTTGCTAACATTCGTACCTGTAGATAAATTAATGGAATTATACGGAGCTCCCGAAGCATTATAACGAATGGCAGCAATCGTGTTATTGGGATTAAAGTTCATAGGTTTAATCCAAGTTGCCATACTCACCGATGTAGTACGAAATGCATAACTCTCAGACGAAAGTATTGAATTTCCGTCGCCAGCAAATGTAGCTGATGAGTTCGCCAAATTTTGATAACCATTGCCTGATGACACCGTACCTCCATTGGTAAGGACATTATTCAGATTACCTGAGTTATCTATTTTAATCCCATTAAGACCGATAAAAGAATATTTAGCCACTAAACCAGTGGTCGGCATACCAGGGGAAGAATAAGAATGCCAAAGGTTAAGTACCTCTAAATCTGAAAGTCCGCGGTTATAGAACAATACTTCGTCTATTTTTCCCATAAATCCGTTACCATTAGCAGCAGGATTTACATTACCTATTACAAAAGGTCTGTCTTGGTCAGTTATGTAAGCAATTCCATTCCCAAAAGCATAAGTATAACTTGCTTCTAAAGAGCCATTCAAAAAGATTTGTGCCCTACCATAAAGTGAGTCATAAACGGCCACAGCATGATACCAAACCCCTTCTTCTAAGACAGTAGTACCAGTTATTGTCTTTTCGTTAGTACCTATCGGTCTGTAAGTTAATCTCAATTTTTTCCCTGCTGCAGTACTATTCCCTGTATGTAAATTGAAAGAATTGTAGTAAGGTCCTGTTGGATTATACCGAGTGGAAACAATAGTATTATAAGACTGAAAAGCAGATACTTTAAACCACGCAGAAATCGTGAAACATGGTGTACGAAAAGCCGCATTATTAACACTGAGTGCAGATGTCGTAGCTCCTGTAAATTCTGCACTTTTATTGGACGGTGAATTTGTAAAACCATCGGCAGACGAAGTTACGGTAGTGCTACCTGTTAGCGGATACGTGCCTGTGTGGTTGTCGGTAACAAGGTTGGTGCTATCGTTGAATGAATATTTAGCGACAAGTCCGTTCGTGGGGATTTGAGCAAATGCCCCGAATCCTGTCAGTAAAGCTGTAATAAGGGTGTAGATTTTTTTCATAAAATTTATATTTTTTAGTAATTACACCCAAAATTATAGCTTGCTGTCCAGCCGCAACGCATTTGTTTCAGCAACGGACAATTTGTTTCAGCAACAGCCCATTACTTCAAAATCGCCTCCTCAAATTCCGCTTTTTTGTACTTGGAAAGTTTGACCACAAGGCCATTTCGCAACGTAATCAGCATCTCAGATTTGGAATAAGACTGTAACTGTTTCTTATTCACCAACCAAGATTTGTGCGTGCGGATAAACTGCGGCAAACTGGCCAACATCGTTTCAAAATGCTTGAGATTGCGGCTTACCACATAGTTTTTGGCTTGGGTGTGAATGGTGCAATACGACTCTTGCGCCTCAATGGCAATCACTTCGTCCACGCCAATAATATATTGCTGCGAACGGTCGCTTATCACAATATTTTTTATCTGTTGGCTTTCGAGAGTTTGCCCCAGCAGCGGCAGCCGTTGCGCCTGTTGTTCTATGTCCAGTTCTTTGCGGGCACGTTCTACGGACAATTTAAGTCGCTCAATATCAATTGGCTTTAGCAAATAATCCATCGCCGCCACTTCAAATGCTCTGATGGCGTATTTGTCGTAAGCGGTTACGAAAATGATTTTAAAATTGATTTCGGGGAAAAAATTAACGATTTCAAAGCCCGCATAATTGGGCATTTCTATATCCAAAAATACTAACTGCGGTTGCAATTCTTCGATGCGAGCGACGGCTTCGGGCAAGTTTTCGCACTTGGCCAGTAGCTCCACTTGCGGACAAAAACGCAATAGCAAATTGCCCAGCACATCGCGCGCACTTTCTTCATCATCCACCAACAAAGCCCTGATTTTCTGCATATTTCTCTTAAAAATAAATTCTGATTCAGACCACAAACATATTTTTTTTGTGGCATTGGCCTAAGCGTTTTTCACTAACAGCCCAAATTGTTTGGCAACAACTAAAATTTGTGTCTGAACGGAATCCGTAGCACAACGCGCGTGCCGACAGGCTGGCCGTTTTCCATCAAATCCTCGTATTCGTAGCCCAAATCTTCGGCAAACAACTCGCTCAATATCTCGAACCGTTTGCCGATGGCTTTCCCCGAAAAAGATTCGTGTTCGGCGCGTTGGCGTGCCCGAATCGCTTTGGCATTTTCGCGCCCGATGCCGTTGTCTTCTATTACACAAACCAAATTTTCGGCCAAACTAAAGCGTATTTTCAATGTTTTTGCGCCTGTTTTGTGCAAAAGTCCGTGTATCAGCGCGTTTTCGATAAAGGGTTGAACCAATAGCGGCGGAATGAGAATATCTTCTATTTCATGCGTGTCGATGCTATAATTAAAATCTTTTTTGAATCGCAATTTTTCCAGTGATAAATAAATTTCCAAGAGTTTTATTTCTTGCTCAAAATCAATAAAATCTTTATCCGAAAATTGCAAAGTTTTTCGTACCAAATTAGAAAAAGTAGTCAGATAAGAATATGAGTTTTCTACATCGCCTTTCAGCACCAAATCTTGAATAGAATTAAGTGAATTAAAAATAAAATGCGGATTCATTTGCGACTGTATGGCCGTGAGTTTCGAGATATTCAACTCGTTTTGTTGTTTTAATTCTTTTTGGCGTTTGGCTAGTTGCCTTCTGAAAATCCAATACACCAAAAGTAAAAAACACAACAGCACAAAAACCATAAATTGCCACGTTTTCCAAAATGGTGGATGAACATACCCCGAAATTGTGATTATATTTTCCGAATCCTTCCCCCAATAATCAATGGCTTTTAATTCTATTTCAAAATTTCCTATCGGAATATTTTGTATATTAATTTCGCTCACAGACGCAGGCAATTTATTCCATTCTGCATTTGCATTTCGAATACGATACGCATATTCAAATTTACCATTGCTATAATAATGACTTGCTTCGGGTTGCAAAACAAGTCCTTGTCCGTATTGCAATTGAATACCAGAATAATTAAAATCTTTATTTTTCAAATAAATCTTGGCTTTGGCAATGGTTTGGTGTTCGGTTAGCAGAATTTTTTGCAAACCTTTTCCCGTAGCTAACCACGCATTTTTGCCCAAAATGACGAGGTCTTGCACGTTGTCGGAAGCCAAACCTTCATGCAAATCAATGGCTTTGAGCTGCCTTTGTGCCATATCCAACGTCCACAGGCCTTTGTTGGTGGTGATGTATAATTTTTGTTTATGTGCCTGAATACGATATGGTTGTGCGTTGCTCGGAAGGCTGCCAACAAGTTCTAATTGCCGCAAATCCGTAAGCTGATATATTTTTCCATCGAAAGCCAAGACAAACAATTGACCAGTTTCTTGCGAAAAACTCACCGAAACAATTTGCTTTTGTACCAGCAACGAATCGCACATTTGCCAAGTATCATTTTGCCACCGAAGCCCAAACAAACCCTGGTTAGTTGCCAGCCAAACGGTTTTATTGACGGAGTCATAAGCCATTTCTCGCGACCAATGCGGCGTAATCATACTTAGTTTTTTCTTTGCCAGAAAATCATAAAAAAACGCCCCAAACGACGTACAAACAAGGTATATATTATTTATTTTCTGGACGTATTTTATCGGTGGCGTTTTTTCCAAAACAACCGTTATTTTGTTGTTTTTTAAGCCGTACAAGGTATTATTTGTAAAAAAGTACAGACATTTATCTTCTGTGATATAATTCAGAGATTGAATATCTTCATTTCGGCCTGTATAAAAAGTATTTAATTGATTAGTTTGGGTATTTATTTGCCCGATATTTCCGTTTATCGTCGTAAAATAGACATGATTTGTATCGGTTTCTATTTTAATTATTTTATTATTTTCTAACTTATTCCAAACTAAATACTTAAAATTAGGTACTCGAATAAGGCCAGATTGTAGCGTAGTAAACCAGTAATTTCCTTCTCGGTCTATGAGGCAATCTGAAAAAGCAAAATTAGGATAATACAACGATACATTATCGGTACGTTGGTTATAACAAATAATGCCGTTATAAGTACATATCCATAAGTTTCCGTCGGGAAGAGCCTTAATATTCGTTACTTTTTTTAGACCTACAGCATTTCTAAATTTCTCGTTCTTAAATTCTTTAAAACCTTCACCATCATACACGTACATTTTATTATTTTTGATTGACAAAAGGTATATTTTCTTATCAATTACTTCTACCAAAAAACTCCCAATTCCTTCTTTTTCAAGCACTTCACTTTTAATAAAACGCAGTTTATTTTCTCTGATAACCCCAACGCCAGCCGTTCCCAAAAAATACTTCTCATTGGCGGCGGTTATTTTGATGGATTTGGTGAACTCTTTGTCCGTAAAAACACTATTGACCCCGATATTTTCATAATTTTTCCATTGTTTTTGTGCTTCGTTATACACAGCCAGCCCGATTTGGTCATTTACCCACAAGTTGCCTGTTTTGTCGCAAGCAATGTTTGGAATTTTGGCATAGCCGTGCATCAACTCGCGCAACGTGTCGTTGTCCAGCACAAAAATTTGTGATTGGAAATTGTGGCAATACAGCTTCCCCGACGTGGAAAACGTGAGTCCCGTTACAGATTTAGACTTTTGCGTCACGCATTTGTAGCCGATGTAACGCACGCCGTCAAATTTGTACAGGCCAGCGTCGCAACCAATCCAGATGAATCCGCGCGGATCTTGGGCTATGCTGTACACTTCATTGGACGGCAAGTCGGTTTCGTCATCATAAGTAAAATGTACGGGGTCTTGCGCCAAACTCACCAGCGGCCACAGCCAACACAACAGCCACAAATACAAGTGTTTGTGTCGTTTTATTTCCCCCAAATATTTCCTTAACATCATGTTTATTGGCTTCTGTTTTTCCGAAAATATAACAAAAAGGCCGCACTTGCATCAAGTACGGCCTTTTCTTTACTCTCAAAACATAAGTCTTAACCTTGTTTGCTGGCACCTGCTGGAACAGGTTTGCGAATCACACCTTTAATTTTGTAAGTAAACGTAAGCATAAAATAACGCTGTAACACAGTGGTTTGCACGTCTTCATAATACGTCTCTGTAATGTTACGCTGTACGCTGTTGTTCTGCTTGAGCAAATCGAAAGCCGAAAGTTTTAGCTCGCCAGCCTGATTGCGGAGGAATTTTTTAGCTATATACGCATTCCAAAGCAAATAATTTTGGTTGTAACCCGAACTCAAACCCGAATAATATTGGTGTTGCAAATCCGTCTGTAACACTAACCCGAACGGGAACGTAATCGTGGCGCGGCCTCTGCTACTCTGATTCCAATATTTCGAGTTCGATTGCTTTTGCAACGTATTGGTTACTTCCACGCGGTTGGTTTGCGAGGAAAGCGAGAAATCTACTTTTTCGCTCACGTTGCTGCTTATCATCACGCCCAAGCCAAAACTCGGCGATTTGGCATAATTCGTACGGCCATTGATGCTACCAGGCGTATGCGTATAGCTAAACGAAGCTGTAAGATTTACGTTAGATTTGATAGCCGACACAGGCACGCCGTACATGAAAAAGCTACGCATATCGTAGTAACCTTTCAAATTGACAGGGCGCGTGAGCTGCGAACCGTTTTTCAAAGAAATAGAATTATCTATCAACGTATCTTTGCTGGCAATAATCGTGCTGTTACCGATATAGTCTTTCACAAACGAACTACCAAACATCAAGAACATCGTGTTGCTGTGTTCCACACTCGACGACATGAAACGCCCAAAAAGATTTTGTTGGTACGTCTGGCGCAACTGCGCGTTACCCGTGCTCAACTGCAAAGCGTTGCTATTGTTCACTACTTCTTGTAACTGACTGATACTTGGCGAGTTAGTCGAAGTACGGTAGTTAATACGAATATTTTTGCGTTTCGAGAAATTGTATTTCAGCATCGCCGTTGGCAAAATATTTTCAAACTCACGATTGATTTTATATTCCGATGGGAAAGTTTGGTCGCTGTGCAGCGTGGCACGTTGGTACTGTGCACCTGCATTAAATTCCACTTTTTGCGTTTGGAAACGATAATCCAAACCGCCTCCACGTGTCAAATAATAGCTTTCAAATTTGCTGGAAAGCGTTGTATCAAAAGTGCTGTACGCCGACTGCGCGTTGTCGTATTGCCAAGTTTTTTTGTCCGAATTGTTGGGTTTGTACGACACCGTGCCCGTTGCCTGCAAGAAACTTTTGGTAGAAAGTGGCTCGGTATAAGAAACCGTACCCGTGTTCGTCCAGCCCGTTTGTTGTATGTCGCTAAACTGATTCACTTCCGAACTAATAGTATCTGTTTCGTAATAATTACTTCCCGTGTACAAATAACTTTTGCCTGTGTTGTCGGTGTAGCCTGTGTTCCAACCAACAGAGTAAGTACGGCCAACTTTGGCAAATTTATGTCTGAAAAGTAATTCATTTGAGAAACTCAAACCTTCCATGTTGGTTTTTACGTCGTTGCGCGTATTGTTGAGCAAATTATTTTCCAAACTCGTTTGTCCGTACAAATTACTGTTGCCGTCGCTGGTTTGTAGCGTAAGTTTCGGGCGAATCATAATTGAGTTAGACGAATCTATTTTGTGGTCGATGCGCATATTGAACTTGTGGTTCAAATTTTTGCTGTACGACGAGCTATTTTGCGAATAAAATTGCCCTATAGTTGAGTTGCTCACATACTGGCGCGAAGTTGTGCTTAGGGCATTGTTTTGGCTTGAGTTAATAAAATAACTGGCCGTAACATCGGTGTTTTTGCTCCATTTGTCGGCATAATTTATCCCCACAGCAAAAGATTTGGTAATACCGCTACTTTGATTTACCAAAAAGTCG
This genomic stretch from Flexibacter flexilis DSM 6793 harbors:
- a CDS encoding LamG-like jellyroll fold domain-containing protein; the encoded protein is MKKIYTLITALLTGFGAFAQIPTNGLVAKYSFNDSTNLVTDNHTGTYPLTGSTTVTSSADGFTNSPSNKSAEFTGATTSALSVNNAAFRTPCFTISAWFKVSAFQSYNTIVSTRYNPTGPYYNSFNLHTGNSTAAGKKLRLTYRPIGTNEKTITGTTVLEEGVWYHAVAVYDSLYGRAQIFLNGSLEASYTYAFGNGIAYITDQDRPFVIGNVNPAANGNGFMGKIDEVLFYNRGLSDLEVLNLWHSYSSPGMPTTGLVAKYSFIGLNGIKIDNSGNLNNVLTNGGTVSSGNGYQNLANSSATFAGDGNSILSSESYAFRTTSVSMATWIKPMNFNPNNTIAAIRYNASGAPYNSINLSTGTNVSKKVSFTYYTAGSTSEKNIQGTTVLQTGTWYHVAATYDETTGIAKLYVNGNLEATSTTGSPGAILYNDKPFVMGNIPNVNNHGLVGMIDEFLYYSRALSANEICGIYSGASCTPTATAAAHTAPRLEVYPNPAQNVLNVKNVAKGATLQILDMTGKVLQSSFATNLNTSALADGLYLLRVISAEGTQTQKFMITR
- a CDS encoding LytR/AlgR family response regulator transcription factor, translated to MQKIRALLVDDEESARDVLGNLLLRFCPQVELLAKCENLPEAVARIEELQPQLVFLDIEMPNYAGFEIVNFFPEINFKIIFVTAYDKYAIRAFEVAAMDYLLKPIDIERLKLSVERARKELDIEQQAQRLPLLGQTLESQQIKNIVISDRSQQYIIGVDEVIAIEAQESYCTIHTQAKNYVVSRNLKHFETMLASLPQFIRTHKSWLVNKKQLQSYSKSEMLITLRNGLVVKLSKYKKAEFEEAILK
- a CDS encoding sensor histidine kinase, which produces MMLRKYLGEIKRHKHLYLWLLCWLWPLVSLAQDPVHFTYDDETDLPSNEVYSIAQDPRGFIWIGCDAGLYKFDGVRYIGYKCVTQKSKSVTGLTFSTSGKLYCHNFQSQIFVLDNDTLRELMHGYAKIPNIACDKTGNLWVNDQIGLAVYNEAQKQWKNYENIGVNSVFTDKEFTKSIKITAANEKYFLGTAGVGVIRENKLRFIKSEVLEKEGIGSFLVEVIDKKIYLLSIKNNKMYVYDGEGFKEFKNEKFRNAVGLKKVTNIKALPDGNLWICTYNGIICYNQRTDNVSLYYPNFAFSDCLIDREGNYWFTTLQSGLIRVPNFKYLVWNKLENNKIIKIETDTNHVYFTTINGNIGQINTQTNQLNTFYTGRNEDIQSLNYITEDKCLYFFTNNTLYGLKNNKITVVLEKTPPIKYVQKINNIYLVCTSFGAFFYDFLAKKKLSMITPHWSREMAYDSVNKTVWLATNQGLFGLRWQNDTWQMCDSLLVQKQIVSVSFSQETGQLFVLAFDGKIYQLTDLRQLELVGSLPSNAQPYRIQAHKQKLYITTNKGLWTLDMAQRQLKAIDLHEGLASDNVQDLVILGKNAWLATGKGLQKILLTEHQTIAKAKIYLKNKDFNYSGIQLQYGQGLVLQPEASHYYSNGKFEYAYRIRNANAEWNKLPASVSEINIQNIPIGNFEIELKAIDYWGKDSENIITISGYVHPPFWKTWQFMVFVLLCFLLLVYWIFRRQLAKRQKELKQQNELNISKLTAIQSQMNPHFIFNSLNSIQDLVLKGDVENSYSYLTTFSNLVRKTLQFSDKDFIDFEQEIKLLEIYLSLEKLRFKKDFNYSIDTHEIEDILIPPLLVQPFIENALIHGLLHKTGAKTLKIRFSLAENLVCVIEDNGIGRENAKAIRARQRAEHESFSGKAIGKRFEILSELFAEDLGYEYEDLMENGQPVGTRVVLRIPFRHKF
- a CDS encoding TonB-dependent receptor, whose protein sequence is MKQIFAIACTAFLLFASTLARAQQQRPSIVGRVISASDTSPLIGATIILQNVADSSKQGQAADENGRFRFMNVANGEYLLKISYIGYQNFSKRISYTGEMLRLGKLELKEGRELQTVVVSKKLPPATQKGDTTEMSASSVKTHKDANAEDLVTKMPGVMMQNGTLQAQGENVKEVLVDGKPFFSSDPTTVLRNLPAEMIDKVQVFDKQSEQSQFSGFNDGNTSKTINIVTRPDMRNAVFGKAFAGYGDQDRFSAGGNVNIFNGDRRISILGLANNINEQNFAIEDIVGATSSGSSGGGGMGRMMPPPGGMRGGGRPGGGGGGSDISDFLVNQSSGITKSFAVGINYADKWSKNTDVTASYFINSSQNNALSTTSRQYVSNSTIGQFYSQNSSSYSKNLNHKFNMRIDHKIDSSNSIMIRPKLTLQTSDGNSNLYGQTSLENNLLNNTRNDVKTNMEGLSFSNELLFRHKFAKVGRTYSVGWNTGYTDNTGKSYLYTGSNYYETDTISSEVNQFSDIQQTGWTNTGTVSYTEPLSTKSFLQATGTVSYKPNNSDKKTWQYDNAQSAYSTFDTTLSSKFESYYLTRGGGLDYRFQTQKVEFNAGAQYQRATLHSDQTFPSEYKINREFENILPTAMLKYNFSKRKNIRINYRTSTNSPSISQLQEVVNNSNALQLSTGNAQLRQTYQQNLFGRFMSSSVEHSNTMFLMFGSSFVKDYIGNSTIIASKDTLIDNSISLKNGSQLTRPVNLKGYYDMRSFFMYGVPVSAIKSNVNLTASFSYTHTPGSINGRTNYAKSPSFGLGVMISSNVSEKVDFSLSSQTNRVEVTNTLQKQSNSKYWNQSSRGRATITFPFGLVLQTDLQHQYYSGLSSGYNQNYLLWNAYIAKKFLRNQAGELKLSAFDLLKQNNSVQRNITETYYEDVQTTVLQRYFMLTFTYKIKGVIRKPVPAGASKQG